The Desulfatibacillum aliphaticivorans DSM 15576 genome includes a region encoding these proteins:
- the menA gene encoding 1,4-dihydroxy-2-naphthoate octaprenyltransferase, giving the protein MKTWFLATRPWSFAMSLISVGVGAAWAGDYGVSWFWLILTAIALVCIHGAANLTNDYFDYKNKVDVPDAPTTKYRPHPLAQNLLTLHEVKWFALTLFAVGIGLGLIMAAAKGWPLILVGAAGIFIAVAYTAPPIALKYHALGEPMVFLCWGPLAIQGAYFVQTGEFSLPLLLVSAPFGALVSLVLLANNLRDAEFDRRQGISTIPVRFGGRSGRLLFAGLIALSFGGVAAMAVFGPLPIWSLAVLLALPLAWPMFKMVSQDIPDDADAQTARLDTVFGVLLLASLVLEHVI; this is encoded by the coding sequence ATGAAAACATGGTTTCTGGCAACCCGGCCCTGGTCCTTTGCAATGAGCCTGATCTCCGTAGGCGTCGGCGCGGCATGGGCGGGCGATTACGGCGTGTCCTGGTTCTGGCTGATCCTCACGGCCATAGCCCTGGTTTGCATCCACGGGGCGGCCAACCTGACCAACGATTATTTCGACTATAAAAACAAGGTGGACGTCCCGGACGCGCCCACAACAAAATACCGGCCTCACCCCCTGGCGCAAAATCTTTTGACCTTGCATGAGGTCAAGTGGTTCGCATTGACTCTGTTCGCCGTGGGGATCGGTCTGGGCCTGATCATGGCCGCCGCCAAAGGATGGCCGTTGATTTTGGTGGGGGCGGCCGGCATATTTATAGCCGTGGCCTATACTGCGCCCCCTATTGCCCTGAAGTATCACGCCCTGGGCGAGCCCATGGTCTTTTTATGCTGGGGGCCGCTGGCCATCCAGGGAGCTTATTTCGTCCAGACCGGAGAATTTTCATTGCCTTTGCTGCTGGTGTCCGCGCCCTTCGGCGCCCTGGTCAGCTTGGTTCTGCTGGCCAATAACCTCCGGGACGCGGAATTCGACCGCAGACAGGGCATATCCACCATACCCGTCAGGTTCGGAGGCCGCTCCGGCCGGCTGTTGTTCGCCGGGTTGATCGCCCTGTCCTTTGGCGGAGTGGCTGCTATGGCCGTGTTCGGGCCGTTGCCCATTTGGTCCCTGGCCGTGCTCCTGGCTTTGCCCCTGGCCTGGCCCATGTTTAAAATGGTTTCTCAAGATATTCCCGATGATGCCGATGCACAAACAGCCAGGCTGGACACCGTGTTCGGGGTTCTGCTGCTGGCTTCCCTGGTATTGGAGCACGTCATATGA
- a CDS encoding CPBP family intramembrane glutamic endopeptidase yields the protein MKAKSFAGYDIFLAVGIAALLWFFSFSVNYGQFWIKIILSALCLAGLALWFGSRKRFPNFDANAIMLGAASAAILYLIFWIGGKTSGMILPFASQQVSGIYAKVLGPPTWMLVLFLFFITGPCEEVFWRGYVQDKLMNRLGSWRGWAAATLLYAGFHLVTFNFMLIAAAGVAGAFWGLMYMQNRRLAPAIVSHSLWSVFAFAIIPIMTPGA from the coding sequence ATGAAAGCCAAGTCCTTCGCCGGATACGATATCTTCCTGGCGGTTGGCATTGCAGCCTTGTTGTGGTTTTTTTCCTTTTCCGTAAATTACGGCCAGTTTTGGATTAAAATAATCCTGTCCGCCCTATGCCTGGCCGGCTTGGCCCTATGGTTCGGCTCCCGCAAAAGATTTCCCAATTTTGACGCTAACGCCATTATGCTTGGCGCCGCTTCGGCCGCGATCCTGTACCTGATTTTTTGGATAGGCGGCAAAACCTCGGGCATGATCCTGCCTTTCGCCTCCCAGCAGGTGAGCGGCATATACGCCAAGGTCCTGGGGCCGCCCACCTGGATGCTGGTTCTGTTTTTATTCTTTATAACAGGGCCGTGCGAGGAGGTGTTCTGGCGAGGATACGTCCAGGACAAGCTCATGAATCGCCTGGGATCCTGGCGCGGCTGGGCCGCCGCCACCCTGCTTTACGCCGGATTTCATCTGGTGACCTTTAATTTTATGCTCATCGCCGCGGCAGGCGTGGCCGGCGCCTTTTGGGGGCTTATGTACATGCAAAACCGCAGGCTGGCCCCGGCCATCGTGTCCCACTCCCTGTGGAGCGTGTTCGCCTTTGCAATCATCCCCATCATGACCCCAGGCGCCTGA
- a CDS encoding ubiquinone/menaquinone biosynthesis methyltransferase has product MDKDPKTVQEMFGRIAGRYDLMNTLMTMGRDQSWRRFVLQTAAPPKGGSLLDVACGTGPMALMATTMFPSVSVTAVDFTENMVRTALSRPGRQKVSWGIADGLALPFGDDSFDAVTSGYLIRNVPDPLKAFQEQARVVKPGGRVVCLDTCPPPDGPLKPAIMVHMKHVIPFLGQIVAKNRSAYEYLPDTTANFMNPQQLTDLMKQAGLKNIGFRQFMFNTQTVAWGEK; this is encoded by the coding sequence ATGGATAAAGACCCAAAAACCGTCCAGGAAATGTTCGGCAGGATCGCCGGACGCTACGACCTTATGAACACCCTCATGACCATGGGACGGGATCAGTCCTGGCGCCGGTTCGTCTTACAGACCGCTGCGCCGCCCAAGGGCGGAAGCCTGTTGGACGTGGCTTGCGGCACGGGCCCCATGGCCTTGATGGCGACGACCATGTTTCCCAGCGTTTCCGTGACTGCCGTGGATTTTACGGAAAACATGGTGCGCACAGCCCTTTCCCGGCCGGGAAGGCAAAAGGTTTCCTGGGGAATCGCCGACGGCCTGGCCTTGCCCTTTGGGGATGACAGCTTTGACGCCGTGACTTCGGGATATTTGATCCGCAATGTGCCCGACCCGTTAAAGGCTTTTCAGGAGCAGGCCAGGGTGGTCAAGCCCGGAGGAAGGGTGGTTTGCCTGGACACCTGCCCGCCGCCGGACGGTCCTTTAAAGCCTGCGATCATGGTGCACATGAAGCATGTGATTCCCTTTTTAGGGCAGATCGTGGCTAAAAACCGGAGCGCTTACGAATATCTACCGGACACCACGGCCAATTTCATGAATCCCCAGCAGCTGACGGATCTCATGAAGCAGGCCGGACTTAAAAACATCGGCTTCCGCCAATTCATGTTCAACACCCAAACCGTGGCCTGGGGGGAAAAGTAA
- a CDS encoding glutamine amidotransferase, translating to MLPILIIKAGGTFPETRKKFGDFEDWTMHYAGLSQDQVMIVDFREDVPLPEMGAFSGAIMTGSHSMVTDPDPWILRTEAYIRRIIEENVPFLGVCFGHQLLGRAAGGKAGNNPKGKEVGTKEIFGTAEAASDLLFRNMPPKYFGHATHTQAVLELPEGAVLLAYNDFEPHHAIRVGERAWGVQFHPEFSAEHMDEYIDFQAEALKKQGEDISALHAQTCETDPSHGLLKRFVKIAAGEI from the coding sequence ATGTTACCCATATTGATTATCAAGGCCGGCGGCACCTTTCCCGAAACCCGGAAAAAATTCGGAGACTTCGAAGACTGGACCATGCATTACGCCGGCCTTTCCCAGGATCAGGTTATGATCGTGGATTTCCGGGAAGACGTCCCCCTGCCCGAGATGGGAGCCTTTTCAGGCGCGATCATGACCGGCTCCCATTCCATGGTCACGGACCCCGACCCGTGGATTTTGCGCACCGAAGCCTATATCCGGCGGATTATTGAAGAAAACGTTCCGTTTTTGGGTGTATGCTTCGGGCATCAGCTATTGGGGCGGGCGGCGGGCGGCAAGGCCGGGAACAATCCCAAGGGCAAGGAAGTGGGAACAAAAGAGATATTTGGAACCGCCGAGGCGGCGTCCGACCTGTTGTTCCGGAACATGCCGCCGAAGTATTTCGGCCACGCCACCCACACCCAGGCGGTTCTGGAACTGCCCGAAGGCGCCGTGCTTTTGGCGTATAATGATTTTGAGCCTCACCACGCCATTCGGGTTGGGGAGCGGGCCTGGGGCGTGCAATTCCACCCCGAATTCTCCGCCGAGCATATGGACGAGTACATCGATTTTCAGGCCGAGGCTTTAAAAAAGCAAGGCGAAGACATCTCCGCCCTCCACGCCCAGACCTGCGAGACAGACCCGTCCCATGGCCTGCTCAAGCGATTCGTGAAGATTGCCGCCGGCGAGATCTGA